The Desulfococcus multivorans DNA window CCAGGCGGCGACTCCGATTGTAGAGATCCTCGAACCCTTTGCCGAAAGCCCGAATGTCGATGTAGAAGACCTTGATCTCCATGTCCGGATAGTGTTCCTTCAGGACGAGGGTGCTCTTGACGGTGTTCATGCAGCAGATGTTGGAGCAGTACTCCCCGCCTTTCCGCTTGGAGCGGGAGCCGACGCACTGGATGAACCCGACGGCGGCGGGCCGCTGCCGATCCCCCGGCCGGACCAGTTCCCCCCTGGTGGGACCGCCGGCGTTCACCAGCCGTTCGAACTCGAGGCTCGTCACCACGTTCGGAAATCGGGTGTAGCCATACTCGTCCATCTCCCGGGGATCGTAGGGTGAAAGCCCAGTGGCCACCACAATGGACCCGACGCGTTCGGTGATCTCCTCGTCGGACATGTGGAAATCGATGCAGCGTTTCTCGCAGGCGTCGAGGCATTTGGAGCAGCCCCTTCCCATGCACTCGTTCATGTTGACGGCATAGGCCGACGGCACCGCCTGTGGAAACGGGATGTAGACGGCCTTTCGGGACGAGAGCCCCACGTTGAACTCGTCTGGGAAAACCACCGGGCATGCGCGGGCGCAGTCGCCGCAGGCCGTACATGCCGTTTCGTCGACATACCGGGCCTTCTTGAGGACCTTCACCTCGAAATTTCCTACGTAGCCTTTGACCTCGGTCACTTCACTCAAGGTGTGAAGCGTGATCCTGGGATGTCGACCGACATCCGCCATCTTGGGGCCGAGGATTCAGATGGAGCAGTCCATGGTGGGGAAGGTCTTGTCCAACTGGGCCATGGTGCCGCCGATGGAGCTGTTTTTTTCCACCAGGGCCACCTCGTAATCATTGTCCGCCAAATCGAGGGCCGCCTGGATGCCGGCGATGCCGCCGCCGATGACAAGGGTCCTCCGGGTCAACGGCAGGACCGTTTCGGTCAGAGGGGTCAGGAGTCGAACCCGGGCAACGGCCATCTTGACGAGATCCACGGATTTCAGCGTGGCGGCCCCCGGATCGTTCATGTGCACCCAGGAACACTGCTCCCTCAGATTGGCCATCTCCAGAAGATAGGGGTTGAGCCCGGCCTCCTGCAGCATGTGACGGAAGGTGGGCTCGTGGAGGCGGGGCGAGCAGGAGGCCACCACGATCCGATCGAGATTCAGCTCGGCGATGTCGGTCTTGATTTCCATCTGACCCGGCTCCGAGCAGGCGTATGTGACCGCCTTGGCCACGGCGACGCCGGGAAGGGTCTTCGCGCTGTCGGCCACCCGGCCGCAGTCGACCGTCTGACCGATGTTGAGCCCGCATCGGCAGACATACACCCCGATTCGGGCGTCTGTGTTCATATCCATTGGTTGTCTTGCGAACATCGTCGTTCCCATTCCATTCCTCGTTACGGGGTTGTCTATTCCCAGCGGATCGTCCGGGCGATGACGCTGGTCAGATCGGCGGTTTCCATCATGAGCTCCCGGCCCAGAAAAGGGTCTTCCATGGCGCACCGGAGATGAATCTGGCACTTGGGACAGGAGGTGACCATGAGGTCGCTGCCGGTGGCCGCGGCCTGCCGGATGCGTCGGACCTGAAACGCCTTGCTGTAGGCGTCGCATCCGGTCCAGGCGCAGTTTCCGCAGCAGATGGATGCGGCGCCGCTGTCCTTCATCTCCGTAAACCGGGTCGGCATAAGGCGGTGGATGAGTTTGCGCGGCAAGGCACCCACGCCGGACAGGCGGTTCAGGCGGCAGGCATCCTGATAGGTGATCCGGTGCTCCAGGGGAGCGAAGGTGACGGCGCCCTTGTCGATCTCCCGCTCCAGAAATTCGTAGAGATGCATCACCGTGAAGGCCGGCTTGACGCCGTGGCGCGGGTAGTCCAGTGACAAGGTGCGGTAACATTCGGGGCATGCGGTGATGAGCGTCTCGATGCCGAGGTCGTTCATCATCTCCGTGTTCAACCGGGCCAGTTTCAGAAAGTTTTGCCGGTCTCCGGACCAGAGAAGATCGTGGCCGCAGCACCGTTCGGTTTCCAGGAGTCTCGGGTGAACGTCGAAAAAGTTGAGAAGCCGGACGGCGTCGAAAAGAGTCCGGGAGGTGTCGAGGCCGGCGTGGTTCCGGAAAAAAATGTCGAAATAAGGGGCGCAACCGCCGAAGAAGAGGGTCTTTCCTTCGGGGTCCGCAATGAGGTCGGCTGGACGGTCTTTCCACCGTCCGGGCGAGATTTCCGGCGAGGTCATGGTCCGCATGAGGGACTGAAAGAACCCGCCGTGGGCCTGGTTTTCGTCTCCCTGTCGGGCGTGGATCCAGGAGCGGACATCCCGGATGAATTCGGGAAAATCGACGTCGGAAGGGCAGCGTTCGTGGCAGAGGCCGCAGGTGAGGCAGGCCCAGACGTCCCGGATGACCGCTTCCGAAAGGGGCGGCGCCGCGGCGATGGCGCCCACCAGGGCCCTTGGGGAGTAAGGCTTGCCGCTCAGGGCCAGGGGGCAGGCCGAGGTGCATTTGCCGCAGTCCTGGCAGGCGTATGCGTCGTGCTTTTTCAGGATATCGGCCAATGACGTCGGGTCCTCGGTCGTCTCGGCAGGGACCTTTCCCATCGGCACCACGGGGCTCTTGCCCATGGTCTTGATGTCCGCCGTGAATTCCGCAAGAAAGCGCCTTAGCGGCTCGGTGTCGTCGGGCAGGAAAGTGGCGAAACGGAGCCGACGGCCGCCGATCCCCGCGAGCTCCAGAATGCGCTCCGTGTCCTCGGTGTTGTTCACGGCGTTTAGGGTGCCGGTGCCATACCGGCACGTCCCCGGGCCACACCCCACTAGAGCCACGCCGTCGGCGCCCATTTCAAAGGCTTTGAGGAGCAGGGCCTTGGTGATTCTTCCGGTGCAGGAGACCCGAACCATTTTGATTTCCGGCGGGATCTGGTAGCCGTTGTCCTGAAGGTTATGGTAGGCGGTGTGGGGCGCCCAATTGCACAGATAGAGTATGATTTTATAGTCGCTCATCGATTCACGGCACCATGGTTGAAATTACGGTTTACGGCAGCAGGATTTCCGCGAGGGTCTGCTCGAAGAATTTCTGGCTTCGAAAGGGACTGTCCGCCGCATTGGTGGGGCAAACGGAGATGCAGTTGCCGCACCCTTTGCAAAAGGCCTCGTCGACCACGGCGTAGCGGCCGATATCGTTCCGCTTCAGGGTCACGGCCTGGTAGGCGCAGGCATCGACGCAGCGCCCGCAGCCGCGGCAGGCGGCCTCGTTCACGGTAACGGTAAACCCTTTGTTCTGCCGGGCGCTGTTCGGCATGGCCGCGGCGGTCAGCATGGCGGCGGCGGCACCCTTCCGGCGGGCGGAGATGCGGATGCCGGGCGGGTCGGCCAGGAAAAGCCCCGAAACGGCGGTCATGCCCGGGTAGAAAAAGGGGACGCCCGTGACACCGGCAGACTGCATGTCCACGGCCGTGACCCGCAACGGGAGGCCTTCCTGGTGGATGTGCCGGATGTGCCGCCGGGATTTTTCCCCCAGAATCACGGCGCCCACCTGCATCTGCTGAACGTGACCGTCTTCGGTTTCCACCGTCAGCTGAAAATCACCCAGATTGCCGCTCAGCCGCGTCACCCGAGCGCCGGTGAAGGCGTGGATGTTGGGGTGGTCCGGCAGATCGCCCGCGGATGCCGCCTCCGATCCGAAGGTGAAAACGTCCATGCCGATATCGGCAAGGGTCACGGCGCTGGTCATGGCGGCCTCCGACCGGCCGATGACGGCCGTGGCGAAGTTGTAGAGCCGGCTCGGGGTCGGAAAGGCGGTGAGTTTGCGGGAGCGCTTCACCGACCGATCGATAAGGCCCCGGAGACGCTTCAGGGCCTCGTCCGGATCCTTCTGGAGCAGGCTCAGCGCTTCTCCCCGAATGTTTCGGACCATGACCATGGACCGGCTGATGCCCGTCGCCGTGAACAGCGCGTGCTTCAAGCGGCTCCGCTGATCCGTGCAGGCGCTGCAGACGAAATTGAGGGGGCAGCAGACGCACGATCCCAGAACGATTCGCGTGATGCCTTTGTCCCGGACGGTCTTGATGACGGCGGCAATCCCCTCGGGCACGCAGGCCGACGCCAGGGTTCCGGTGTGCACGACGTCCGGGACCGCGGCCAGTGATTCGATGTACCGGTCCATCTCGTCCATCCACCCGAGAGAGTCGTTGCACCGGCAAATGAAAACGCCGATCCGGATATCGGGCGAGAGGCCGGGGTCGGGCTGAGTGAACGAAAACCCGTTGCCTTTCCGCACCCAGGAGGCGTCGCCCAACAGCAGGAGGGCCTGGGCGGCTGCCGCATATCCGCGCATCAGCATGGCGTAGACGTCGGGCTTCGCGGACCTGGGGCCGTAAGCCCGGATGATGTCGTCGCCCTTGACGGCCGGGGCCATGTCCGGGTCGGCGATGATCACGGCACCGGCGTGTTCCGCAAAGGTCTCCCCGGTGTCTGTGTGGCAGATGGCCCCCACGGCGCCGCAGGCCCTGACACATTCCAGGCACTCGGCGCAGACGCCGCACTGAAGGCAGCGATCCGCCTCTTCACGCACCTGAACCTCGGAGAGCCCCAGGGCCACCTCGGTGAAACCGCCGATTCGGGCGGCAGGCTGGACCTCGGACATGGGAACGCGGCAGTGGACGGGAATGTTCGAGGGGATGTCCCGGAAATCCCGGTCCGAAGGCCGCGCACAGGTGGGCGAAGGCACGGGAACGCCGCAGATGTCCGAGAGGGCCGTGATCGCCGCCAGACGACCTGAGGCCATGGCCTTGACGACGGTGGATGGGCCTGAAACGGCGTCTCCGGCGGCATAGACGCCGGAAAGCGAGGTCCGGGGGCCGTTGTCCGTCCGAATCAACCCCCGGTCGGTGATCTCCAGACCGCCCAGGGATGATCCCGGTTCAAAGGCCCCGATCTGCCCGATGGCGACGAAAGCCCGGTCCGCGGCCATCTCGAACGCCGAGGCACCGGGAACGATGACCGGCCAGGCCACCCCGCCGGCGTCGGGTTTTCCCGGCCGCGTGGGTTTGACGCTGAGGCGGTCGAGACGACCCGCCTTGCCGAGAAATGCGACAACCTGGCACCGATCCCGGATGACGACGCCTTCCTGAACGGCGCCCTGGATTTCTTCGGGATCGGCGGGAATCTCGTCCTTTCCGAACCAGGAGATGAGGGTGACCGATGCGCCCGTGCGGACGAGGGTCCGGGCCAGGTCAAAGGCCGCGTTACCGTCGCCGATGACCACGGCCCGTTGCCGGAGGGGTTCCATCTCTCCGCGGTGGCAGCGGTTGAGAAATTCGAGGCATCCCGATATGCCGTCAAGGTCCTCGCCCGGGATGCCCAGTCGCCGGTCCTTCCAGGATCCGACGGCCACCACGACACCACTGTAGGATGCCGTCATGGACTGGATATCGGTCAGGTCCACGGGATGGCCGGCGGCGAACGTGACGCCCATGTCGCGGACGACGGCAAGCTCGGCGTCCAGGATGTGCCGCGGAAGCCGGTGAGGACCGATGCCGTAGCGGAGAAGACCGCCGGCCGACGCTTCGCGCTCGAAGACGGTCGCGGCGCATCCGGCTCGGGCGAATTCCGCCGCCGCCGCGATTCCCGCCGGACCGCCCCCGATGACCGCAAAATGTTCGGGGCGTCGTTCAGCAGGACGAGGGGCCGGTGTCTCTTCGGGGTGGGCTGCGCCATAGTCGGAGAGGAAACGCTTGATGTCGCGGATGGCGACCGGATCGTCCAGGGTTCCCCGGCGGCAGTCGTCCTCGCAAGGGTGGTTGCAGATGCGGCCGCAGATGCCGGGGAGAATGTTCCGTTCCCGGATCAGGGCAAGCGCCTCGGCGTATTTGCCGGCCCCGGCCAGAGCGACGTACCCTTGGGCGTTGACGCCGAGAGGACAGTTTTCCCGGCAAAGGGGTGTCCGACGCTTATCGATGACCGGCCGGCCCGGGAGACTCAGGCGTCCGTCGAAGACGATCGCTTTGCGGCCGTCCTCCGTCGACACCGGACAGGCTTCGGCGCAGCGACCGCAGAGAACGCAGGCGTCGGGGTTCGTGAAGGTCTGGTGACGGAAGATGCCGACCCGGAACCCCTGGGGGGTATGTCGAATGCCGGTGACATCGGCGGGTAGGAGACACTGGATAGCCGGGTTTCTCAAAATACGGATGAGGCCGGGCCGGTGCGCGTGGTTGAGAGGGACCCCCGAGTTGAGCCGCCAGGCGTCGTTGGCGAGCTTGCGGTCGAGGTTCGCGTCCCGGTCCACCAGGGTCACCGGAACGCCCAGTTCTCCCAGCTTGTTGGCGGCCGCGATCCCCGAGGGGTTGGCGCCGATGATGACAACTTTGTGCAGACGGTCTTTGGGGCGCTTCATCGAACGGCTCCTATCCTGCCGGCGGTGCCGGATTTTTTCTTCTCCCGTCCTTTCAGGGTTGACGCGCCGTAGTCGAACCCCTTGACGAAGGCGGCCAAATTCATCTCTTCCGTCCCCTTGGGGACCGAAGCGGTGACGGCGGTCTTCATGGCATCCAAAGAGACCACGCCGGTGACGGCCGTGGCGAATCCCATCATGATGATATTGGCCATCATCTTTCGCCCCAGCTCCTCGGCCATACGGGTGGCGGGGATGGAAAAGACTTCCGGTCGGTCGCCGCCCGGGGCGACCAGATCCTTGTCCGTCAGGAGGCGGCCCGAGGGCTTGAGGGCGGTGCGGTATTTTTCGTAGGCCGATTGGGACATGCAGATGAGGATGTCGGGCGCCTCGATATAGGGGTACTGGATGACTGCGTCGGAAATGATCACCTGGGCGCAGCAGGCGCCGCCCCGGGATTCCGGGCCGTAGGACTGGACCAGCGTACTTTCCCGGTGGTCCCCCAGGGCCGCGGCCATGCCGAGGATCCGGCCGGCCAGGACGATGCCCTGCCCACCGAATCCGGTAACGATAACTTCCTGCCGTTTGATGTCTTTTCGCGCCATGGCTTTACCCCTCCTCCGGCCGGTACATCCTTTTATAGATCTCATCGTGGGTGGGTTTCTCGATGTCCAGAAAATTCCCGAGAATCGGCCCCCGTGCGTCGCTCATGTCCAGTTCGGCGGGATGAGCGCCGTTTTTGATGATGGCTTTTTCCTGATAGTGCCTGAGCGTGTCGATGGCTTTTTCCCGGTTGCGTCGGCCGTAGTTGACGGGGCAGGGCGACAGCGCCTCGATAAAGGAGAATCCTCGCCGCCGAAGGGCGGCCGCGATGGCGTCGGCCAGATCCCGTGCGTGGAGCATCGACCATCGGGCGATATAGGTGGCGCCGGCGGCGTAGGCCAGAAGCGGCAGATTGAACGGCGTTTCGGGATTGCCCATCACGGTGGTGGAGGATCTGGCATTGTGGGGGGTGGTGGCGGCAACCTGTCCGCCGGTCATGCCGTAAGTCAGATTGTTCACGCACACCACCGTGATGTCCATGTTCCGCCGGGCGGCGTGTATGAAGTGATTGCCGCCGATGGCGAAAAGATCGCCGTCGCCCGAGAAGACGATGACATTCAGTTTCGGGTTGGCCATCTTGATGCCGGTGGCAAAGGGGATGGCCCGACCGTGGGTGGTGTGGAACGAGTCGATGTTGATGTACCCCGCGCCGCGGCCCGAACAGCCGATGCCCGACACCATGGCGAACTGATCGTAAGGGATCCCCGTCTGCTTGATGGCCGTGAGGCAGGCGGTAAAGACCGAGCCGGTGCCGCAGCCGGGGCACCAGATGTGGGGGATCCGGTCCATGCGGACGAGATCCTCCAGGGGATGGACCGTCGGGGCGACGGCGGGGTCGGCGCTTCGGATCATCGCATGACCTCCTTCTCCATGGCGTCGATGACGGCTTCGGGGGGAATGATGGCGCCCCCGTGATGGCCCACGCCGATGGTCGGCACCCGTCCGGCGGCGCACCGCTCGACCTCTCGGCTGATTTGGCCCATGTTGATCTCGACGGTGATGATCCCCTTGACTTTCTGGGCCAGAGCCCGGATCTGTTTTTCGGGGAACGGCCACACCGTCACGAGCCGAAGCATGCCGGCCCGGATGCCCCGTTTCCGTGCTTCGTCCACGGCGGTGAAGCTGGTGCGGGCGGACACGCCGTAGGAGACGACGGCGATATCGGCGTCCGACAGCCGGTAGGATTCGGTCATGACAATGTCGTCGATGTTGTTCCGGATCTTGCCCGTGATCCGTTCGATCATTTCCTTCTGGGTCTCCACGGACATCACCGGATACCCCTTTTCATCGTGGGTCAGGCCCGTAACATGGATTTTGTAGCCGTCGCCGATGGCGGGCATGGGGGCGACGCCGTTGGGTCCGGGTCGGTAGAGACGGAAGCGGTCCTTCCGGCCGGCGGGTCTGGGCCGGGACACCGTTCGGATCTTACCGGCCTCGGGAATGACGACCCGTTCGCTCATATGTCCGACGATCTCGTCGGACATGATGAAGACCGGCGTTCGGTAGGCTTCGCTCAGGTTGAAGGCGGTGATGGTCAGATCGAACATCTCCTGGGGAGATGCGGGGGCGACGGCGATGATCTCGTAGTCGCCGTGGGATCCCCACCGGGCCTGCATCATGTCGGCCTGGGCGCCCTGGGTGGGCAGGCCCGTGGAGGGCCCGGCCCGCTGGACGTTCACGACCACGCAGGGCGTTTCGGTCACGACGGCGAGTCCAATGGTCTCCATCATGAGGCTGAAGCCGGGACCGGATGTCGCGGTCATGGATTTGGCGCCGGTCCAGGCGCCGCCGAGCACCGAGGTCATGGCCGCAATCTCGTCCTCCATCTGGATGAAGGTGCCGCCTACCCTGGGGAGCCGAATGGAAATATGTTCCGCGACCTCGGTTGCCGGGGTGATGGGATAGCCCCCGAAAAAAGTGCACCCCGCGGCAATGGCGCCTTCGGCGCAGGCGATGTCTCCGTTAATGAAATGTTCTCCGGTGAGGACTCTGGATGTCATGGACGGCCTCGTCTATAATGAAGTTCCGGTTTGGGTGTCGTGGTTCGTCCCGATCTGTCGGTTCCGGGACCTGCTTTCGGGGCGTGCGCCGGTCATTCGGTCGGACCTGGGACCGGCTGTGAAGGCGGCGGTGCTGCCGACGAAAAGATGGCGAATTCGGGGCAGAGCAGTTCACAGTAGTGACAATTCAGGCAGTCGTCGTTCTTGACCCTGGGCGGGTGATATCCCTTGGCGTTGAAGGTCTTGGAAAATTCAAGGACCTCTCTCGGACAGAACGCGATGCAATAGCCGCATCCCTTGCACCGGTCCTCCAGAATGTGAACAATGCCCCGGGTGATGTCCACCGTGTCGGTATCAAGGGGAATCCGCCAGTATTTCATAGCCCTCTTCCTGTAAAAGGTCTCCTGTTTGCGCCAAGAAGCGTTGCCGAAAAAAATCCTTAATCCTTTTGCGACGGATTTTCAATGGAAATGTCTTTTAAAACGTTTTTTCTCGAAAGACAATCCTCATATTTATCGGGGGGCGTCTTCCATCATGACGCCGTGACAGGGGTATGGACATTCCATGATTCGCCCTCCCGCTTTTCCGGTTGACAATCAATTTCGGGGTTCTTACCAGTTTGGGGTACGGCAGAAATATGCAACCCCATATGAAATCAGCGCACCTTTCACGTTCCACCGCAATTCGGTATCGGCCGGTATCGGCCGGTATCGGATTGATCATCCCTTTTTACGGTCAGATCGTTACCGCTCCCGCTTGATGTGTTCCTGAAATTGTCTGCCGTCATCCCAACCCGTTCGGGAGAAAGCCTTTTCAACACGGTCACCTAAAGGAGGCCTGTCATGTCAGATATCAAAAAAATATGTTTTGATAGAATTCTCGCCAGGGACCTGCACCGCGCGATCCTCTTCCGAAATATCGAGGGAACCACGCGTACCCGGGCCATATCCCCCATCGGTAAGCTGTGGCCCAACGGATCGACCCTGCGCGTTTCGTTTCTGGGGGGCACCGCCCAACAGCACGACGTCGTCAAGACATTCGCGCCCCAGTGGTCCCGATTTGCCAACCTCAATTTCGACTTCGGCACTGCGCCGGACGCCGATATCCGGATCGCCTTCGCCGACGACGGCGCGTGGAGCTATCTGGGCACGGACGCCAAGGGTATTCACGTCAGCCGGCCGACCATGAATTACGGATGGCTGGACGAGGCCGTCGTACTGCACGAATTTGGCCACGCCATCGGACTGGCCCATGAACACCAGAACCCCGAAGAGGGCATCAAATGGAATGAAGAGGCCGTGATCCGCGACCTCTCGGGCCCGCCCAATTACTGGGATATTGCCACCATCCGCCACAATGTCCTCAATAAATATGCCCACGACCAGATCAACGGCACGGTGTTCGATCCCGATGCCGTCATGCTCTATGCCTTTCCCAGGGAATGGACCCTTGACGGCTTTCAGACCAAGGAGAACAAGACGCTGTCGGCAATGGAAAAGGCCTTCGTTGCCGGTGAAAAAATGTATCCCGGAAGGGGGTCCCAACCCGATGCGGTGGAACTGGACGTGCTGGAATTCGAGGGAACGCCGGCATCCATCGGTCTGCCGGGCGAGGAGGATCTCTTCACTTTCATGGTCAAATCCCCCGGCCGCTACACCATCGAGACCGAGGGGGAGACCGACCTGGTCATGAAGCTTTACGGTCCGGACAATCGGACCAACCTCATCGCCGAGGACGACGATTCCGGCAAGGGTTACAACCCGAGGATCGGTGCCGATCTTATTCCCGGAAGGTATCTCGTACAGATCCGGCATTACAATCGGACCGGCGGTACGGGCGACTACACGATCAAGGTTTACAAATAGGAATGTTAATTTTTGACTTTCATGACGATGACCGAAAAGCCTACGGCTTTTCCAAAGGCTGAAGGCTGAAGACTAAAGGCTGAAGGGGTGCGCGTGTGACGAACGGTGCATTTTTTCCCTTTCAGCCTTCGATTTTCGGTCTTCGGTCTCCAAAGGTTAAAGGCTGAAGACTAAAGGCTGAAGGGGTGCGCGTGTGACGAACGGTGCATTTTTTCCCTTTCAGCCTTCGATTTTCGGTCTTCGGTCTCCAAAGGTTAAAGGCTGAAGACTAAAGGCTGAAGGGGTGCGGGTGTGACGAACGGTGCATTTTTTCCCTTTCAGCCTTCGATTTTCGGTCTTCGGTCTCCAAAGGATAAAGGCTGAAGACTGAAGGCTGAAGAGGTGCGCGTGTGACGAACGGTGCATTTTTTCCCCTTCAGCCTTCGATTTTCGGTCTTCGGTCTCCAAAGGTTAAAGGCTGAAGACTAAAGGCTGAAGGGGTGCGCGTGTGATGAACGGCGCACTTTTTCCCCTTCAGCCTTCGATTTTCGGTCTTCGGTCTCCAAAGGTTAAAGGCTGAAGACTAAAGGCTGAAGGGGTGCGCGTGTGATGAACGGCGCACTTTTTCCCCTTCAGCCTTCAGCCTTCAGCCTTCAGCCTTCAGTCTCGTCAGCCGACGGGCGCGGCGGTGTATCGGGACATGACCCATCCCACAGCGCCGTATGGGGTTCTGACGTTCAGCCAGCCGGGGGAACCACCAAGGACCGTGAGGACTTCGCCTTGTCGGACGCGTCCGATGACACCCAGATGAAGCCCCGGCCCGCTCCGGACATTCAGTGCCTTTACGGTGACGGATACGGTGCCTGAAACAGGGTAGGGCGCAGGGTAACCATACGCCGGCGCCGTATTCGAGTAGACGACGGTTCGGGGCGGGGGCGGGGTGAAAATGGCCGAAAGGACGACTCCGGTCAGAAGACCGATGCCCAGAGCCACCCAGACGTCGTCGCTATCTCCGTGATAATACCCGCCGTGTCCGTGATAACGGTGATACCCCCGGCCGGCGCCGGCAATCGTCGGCGTCGCGGCCATGAAGAAAACCGTGGTCAGAACGATGATGGTCTTTTTCATGGCTATCCCCTCTCTCTACGGGCCGGCAAGCCGATCATCGAAATGACCATTCCAATGATCACTTGACGTCTGCCCATATCCAAATCTAATACAGTTTTCAAAATGTTTCAACGCCCAATCGGGCGTCGCGTTTTTCGTCCCGATGCAACTTCCGGCTTTCATTGCGGAGACCGGATAGGGAGGCTGAAGAATAAAAAACCTTGGCCTTCTCTGCGTGCTTTTCGTGAGATATTTTTTCGCTCCGGGGGACGTTTGTCAAAAAGGATTCTCACGCAAAGCACGCAAAGGCGCAAAGGCGGATTGAAGTCTTGGGCTTTGATTTTTCCGTTGGATGATTTAGATTTACCGTCATATGCAACCTGATGCTGAAAGCGGAAAATTATGAAATCATCTGCCGCGGCCGCCGTGATTCATGCCGAGAAGCTGACCCGAACCTACACCTTGGGCGGAGCCCGGATTATCGGTATCGACGCCGTCGATCTGGATATCCCGGAAGGGGAACTGGTGCTGCTCAAAGGGGTGAGCGGTTCCGGAAAGAGCACGCTTCTGTCGCTTCTGGCGGGTCTTGACCGTCCCACCGGGGGACAACTCACCGTAGCGGGCCGCGACCTGATCCGGGCCTCGGGGCCTACCCTGGACGATTATCGTCGCCGTGTGGTGGGCATGGTGTTCCAGTCCTTCAATCTGATGCCGACCCTGAACGTCCTGGAAAACGTTTGTCTCCCGGCGCTTTTGGCCGGCCGTCCGGACACAGCCGTGCAAAGCCGGGCCGTCGAGCTCCTGGAATGGCTTGGCCTGGGCGCTCGCCTCACCCACCTTCCCGGTCAGCTTTCGGGCGGGGAGATGCAGCGGACGGCCATCGCCAGGGCGCTCATCAACGACCCTGCCGTGATCCTGGCCGACGAACCCACCGGCAATCTCGACACCCGGAACGGTGCCGTCGTCATCGAACTCCTGGCGGAGCTGAGCCGATCATCGAAAAAAACCGTTGTCATTGCCACCCACGGCAGCCAGGCCGACAAGGTCGCCACCCGGCGCATCCGCCTCAGGGACGGAAGAATCCAATGACACGACTGATTTTTTTGCTGCGCCTTTTCAGGTGGTTCAGCCTCCGCAACTTCAGGCTTCACCGGCGGCGCACCCTGGCTGTGGTGTTGGGAATCGCCCTTGGCGCCGCAGTGTTCACCAGCGTCCGGCTCTCCATCAACGCCGCCGTCGATGCCTTCGGCCTGAGCGTGGACCGGATCGCCGGAAAAGCCGATTGGACGGTTGTCCGGCCCGGCGGGCGTGTGCCCGAGGAGGCGGTGGGGATGCTGTTGCGCCATCCGTTGGTCGATAGCGCTTCGCCTTTATCCAGAACCTATGTGCGCTCGGCGTCGGGGTCGGAGACCCCGTTTCTCCTTGTCGGTCTCGATCCCATTCTCGACCGCCCCTTCAGGGGGTGGGCCGTGGACGGCGATTCGCAGAAGGCCGATTCTCCGGAGGAGCGCGCACCCATGGCGCTCATGACCCAACCCTACACCCTGGTGGGGGGACGACGGCTCCTGGATGTGCTTCAAAAGACGACCGGGGATATGGTCACGCTCCAGGGCGTCGGGGGGAGGCAGACCTTCCGTATCCTCGGCGTTCTGGACGGGGAGGGGATCTCCCAGGTCGACGGCGGTCGTGTCGTTTTAACGGATATCGCGACGTTCCAGGAATTCACCGGCGGATACGGGGTGGTGGATCAGATCGATATCCGTCTTCGGCCGCATGCGCCGGCCGACGCTCCTCAGACCCTTCAGGGCATCCTGCCGGACGGCCTTGTGCTCTCCCGGCCGACCCAGACCAGGGAGACCGGCCTGGGCATGATCCGCGCCTATCGGCTCAACCTGTCGGTGCTCAGCTTTGTTTCCCTGTTCGTGGGAATGTTCCTCGTCTATAGCC harbors:
- a CDS encoding pre-peptidase C-terminal domain-containing protein; its protein translation is MSDIKKICFDRILARDLHRAILFRNIEGTTRTRAISPIGKLWPNGSTLRVSFLGGTAQQHDVVKTFAPQWSRFANLNFDFGTAPDADIRIAFADDGAWSYLGTDAKGIHVSRPTMNYGWLDEAVVLHEFGHAIGLAHEHQNPEEGIKWNEEAVIRDLSGPPNYWDIATIRHNVLNKYAHDQINGTVFDPDAVMLYAFPREWTLDGFQTKENKTLSAMEKAFVAGEKMYPGRGSQPDAVELDVLEFEGTPASIGLPGEEDLFTFMVKSPGRYTIETEGETDLVMKLYGPDNRTNLIAEDDDSGKGYNPRIGADLIPGRYLVQIRHYNRTGGTGDYTIKVYK
- a CDS encoding 4Fe-4S dicluster domain-containing protein, with amino-acid sequence MKYWRIPLDTDTVDITRGIVHILEDRCKGCGYCIAFCPREVLEFSKTFNAKGYHPPRVKNDDCLNCHYCELLCPEFAIFSSAAPPPSQPVPGPTE
- a CDS encoding 2-oxoacid:acceptor oxidoreductase subunit alpha, which gives rise to MTSRVLTGEHFINGDIACAEGAIAAGCTFFGGYPITPATEVAEHISIRLPRVGGTFIQMEDEIAAMTSVLGGAWTGAKSMTATSGPGFSLMMETIGLAVVTETPCVVVNVQRAGPSTGLPTQGAQADMMQARWGSHGDYEIIAVAPASPQEMFDLTITAFNLSEAYRTPVFIMSDEIVGHMSERVVIPEAGKIRTVSRPRPAGRKDRFRLYRPGPNGVAPMPAIGDGYKIHVTGLTHDEKGYPVMSVETQKEMIERITGKIRNNIDDIVMTESYRLSDADIAVVSYGVSARTSFTAVDEARKRGIRAGMLRLVTVWPFPEKQIRALAQKVKGIITVEINMGQISREVERCAAGRVPTIGVGHHGGAIIPPEAVIDAMEKEVMR
- a CDS encoding SH3 domain-containing protein, yielding MKKTIIVLTTVFFMAATPTIAGAGRGYHRYHGHGGYYHGDSDDVWVALGIGLLTGVVLSAIFTPPPPRTVVYSNTAPAYGYPAPYPVSGTVSVTVKALNVRSGPGLHLGVIGRVRQGEVLTVLGGSPGWLNVRTPYGAVGWVMSRYTAAPVG
- a CDS encoding ABC transporter ATP-binding protein: MKSSAAAAVIHAEKLTRTYTLGGARIIGIDAVDLDIPEGELVLLKGVSGSGKSTLLSLLAGLDRPTGGQLTVAGRDLIRASGPTLDDYRRRVVGMVFQSFNLMPTLNVLENVCLPALLAGRPDTAVQSRAVELLEWLGLGARLTHLPGQLSGGEMQRTAIARALINDPAVILADEPTGNLDTRNGAVVIELLAELSRSSKKTVVIATHGSQADKVATRRIRLRDGRIQ